Proteins encoded by one window of Lathyrus oleraceus cultivar Zhongwan6 chromosome 1, CAAS_Psat_ZW6_1.0, whole genome shotgun sequence:
- the LOC127124475 gene encoding uncharacterized protein LOC127124475, translated as MGAPKKSAARVSEDHDELVRVPLQAILLADSFTTKFRPITLERPKVLLPLVNVPMINYTLTWLESAGVEEVFVFCCAHAKQVINYLEKSEWFSQPNFTVTTIESQNSVSAGDALRVIYERNVIQGDFVLISGDTVSNMSLTQALLEHKERKKRDSNAVMTMVIKRSKTNPAIRQSRLGTDEIFMAIDPNTKQLLSYEDKADYSKGTLHLENSLLADNPSLSLHHDKQDCYIDICSPEVLTLFTDNFDYQHLRRHFVKGLLVDDIMGYKIFVHEIRSDYAARVDNFRSYATVSKDIIHRWTYPLVPDVMNFGNTATKLERQGIYRGSEISQSQSAVVGPFSVIGSGTKVGQNTNILNSIVGGDCKIGSNVHIEGCYIWDNVTIEDGCELRHSIVCDGVIMKSGSVLEPGAVLSFKVIVGQAFVVPSYSQVSLLQQPIEEDSDEELEYADSTSVITSTVDKSEGEFASESLDAHFNPASELGFGGVGYVWPKCEGEEEWRHSVAPITEDKILEAVKAIEHELELIHDGNTLPPSGELIPNSNDSDDDDNDDSRDDFDKEVEATFLRAVHENIQDVHLTLEINSLKLSYNKITADCAGALFYAMMKYAVDMPHSSADSLIQNVNVILTKWKKVLKSYLNDMDEQIEVILKFEEMCLESAKEFAPLFTKILHYLYNEDIVEEDAILSWEDEKKDADESDKVFVNQAQKLIQWLKEAPEEDDDEEE; from the exons ATGGGAGCACCGAAGAAAAGTGCTGCTAGGGTTTCAGAGGATCATGATGAACTTGTTCGAGTTCCGTTACAAGCTATTCTCTTGGCGGATAGTTTTACTACAAAGTTCAGACCTATCACTCTTGAACGCCCTAAA GTGCTGTTGCCGTTGGTGAATGTTCCGATGATAAATTACACATTGACATGGCTTGAATCAGCTGGTGTAGAAGAGGTTTTTGTTTTCTGCTGTGCTCATGCCAAGCAGGTGATTAACTATTTGGAGAAATCTGAGTGGTTTTCTCAACCTAATTTTACGGTAACAACTATAGAGTCACAAAATTCTGTTAGTGCTGGAGATGCACTCCGTGTTATCTACGAGCGCAATGTG ATACAAGGAGATTTTGTTCTTATCAGCGGAGATACTGTAAGCAACATGTCACTTACTCAAGCTCTTTTAGAACATAAAGAAAGGAAGAAGAGAGATAGTAATGCTGTAATGACCATGGTTATCAAACGGTCTAAAACCAATCCAGCTATCCGTCAGTCTCGACTTGGTACTGATGAAATTTTCATGGCTATCGATCCCAATACCAAGCAACTTCTGTCTTATGAGGATAAGGCAGACTATTCAAAAGGCACTTTACATCTTGAAAATTCATTGCTTGCTGATAATCCTTCCCTCTCTCTGCACCATGACAAGCAG GATTGTTACATTGACATCTGCTCGCCAGAAGTCCTTACCCTATTTACAGACAATTTTGACTACCAACATCTTCGCCGTCATTTTGTCAAGGGACTGCTCGTTGATGAT ATAATGGGATATAAAATATTTGTGCATGAAATCCGCTCAGACTATGCTGCAAGGGTTGATAATTTCCGAAGCTATGCCACTGTCAGCAAAGATATAATTCATAGATGGACATATCCACTGGTTCCTGATGTTATGAATTTTGGCAACACAGCTACTAAGCTTGAAAGACAGGGAATATATCGTGGCTCAG AAATTTCCCAATCACAATCAGCTGTTGTCGGCCCGTTCTCTGTTATAGGATCCGGCACCAAAGTTGGCCAGAACACTAATATTTTAAATTCCATTGTTGGAGGAGATTGTAAAATCGGGTCAAATGTACACATAGAGGGGTGCTATATATGGGACAATGTCACCATAGAAGATGGCTGTGAACTTAGGCATTCCATTGTATGTGATGGGGTGATTATGAAATCAGGATCTGTTCTGGAACCTGGTGCAGTATTGTCTTTTAAG GTTATAGTTGGGCAGGCGTTTGTTGTTCCTTCTTATTCACAAGTTTCGCTACTACAGCAGCCAATTGAGGAAGATAGCGATGAAGAGCTCGAATATGCTGATAGTACTAGTG TCATCACCAGCACAGTGGATAAGTCAGAAGGAGAGTTTGCTTCTGAATCATTGGATGCACATTTTAACCCTGCTTCAGAG CTAGGTTTTGGTGGGGTTGGTTATGTTTGGCCAAAATGTGAAGGTGAGGAAGAGTGGAGGCATTCAGTGGCACCTATTACTGAAGATAAAATTTTGGAGGCAGTGAAAGCTATCGAACATGAACTGGAGTTAATTCATGATGGCAATACTCTTCCACCTTCTGGGGAGCTGATACCTAATTCTAATGATTCAGACGATGATGATAATGACGATTCAAGAGATGACTTTGATAAGGAG GTTGAAGCAACTTTTCTCAGGGCTGTGCATGAAAACATACAAGATGTCCATTTGACTTTAGAAATCAACTCTTTGAA GTTGTCTTACAATAAGATAACTGCTGATTGTGCGGGAGCTTTATTTTATGCGATGATGAAGTATGCTGTAGACATGCCCCATAGTTCAGCTG ATAGCTTGATTCAGAATGTAAATGTCATACTTACAAAATGGAAGAAGGTTCTTAAATCCTATCTGAATGATATGGACGAGCAG ATTGAAGTGATTCTAAAGTTTGAAGAAATGTGTTTGGAATCTGCCAAGGAGTTTGCTCCGTTGTTCACAAAG ATTTTGCACTACCTGTATAATGAAGATATTGTAGAAGAAGATGCTATTTTGAGttgggaagatgagaaaaagGACGCAGATGAGTCGGATAAAGTATTTGTTAACCAAGCCcaaaaattaattcaa TGGCTAAAAGAGGCTCctgaagaagatgatgatgaggaAGAGTAG